The Plodia interpunctella isolate USDA-ARS_2022_Savannah chromosome 9, ilPloInte3.2, whole genome shotgun sequence genome includes the window aaatggCACATAATCAGTCTtgtagacaaaaatatttcaattcaataatacctaaaattaaaaaacgaaaaaataagaaagtaataactaaaattcggaaacaaacttataaactaaaaagGGTAAAAACTTTGGATATTTTAATCACAATCTGAGCATAAAAATGCGAGATCTTTTTTAGTGAGACCAACACACTCCTCGTGATACCACTTTTGACATTCGCTGCATTGCCTCATGACTTCGATTCTACACTCACCACATGCGTGGCAGTACCATTCCTTTTCTTCACCTTCTGCACTTCTCTTATCTATTAATCTTTTGCTTCCTGTTTTCAATCTTTTGCTTTCTTTTTTCACTCTTTTGCTGTTTTGTTGTTGTGCTTTTcttttcagtaattttatgGAATCATTTTCAttggtatttttctttttttgttctcgTTTACTtgtagatttttcttttttcttactTATTGTTTGCTTCAACTCGTCCTTTTTTACttcagttttaaataaatctttaactATTCTTTGTCCTTTATAATTAATAGCTTTTTGTCGTGGACGAGTAGATTTTATCTTAGCGTAGTTTGGAGTAGGCAAAAAAGTATGAAACGATTTTTCCTGAATTAGGTGAATTAACGGCTCGTCATCATCCGAAGATCCAGAGGGACTTATctcatgacattttttttgagCTTTTGTTTTAGGCCtgattaattgtttttttggaGTGATTCGTTCTTTCTGATCGGGATCTTCATGAGATGACGAAGAAGAAGTGTATAATTCGGAGATTTGAAGTTTACTCatgtagttatttttaataaatgattcaCTAAGATTCAACTCAAGATCAGATTCAGGACTagaataatcataattttcttGTAGCCCGGACGTACTCGGAACCGGATTATCATAGAGAGATGGTAGAGCCTCATCAATCGTATCTGCGTCGTTGAACCGGTCTACTGAAGTTCGCAGAATGTGGCCGCACTGATCATTGACCGAATTATCTAATTCCATGTCAGAAGCATCAGTTGAAGGACTGTAAGGAACAAGAAttacttttctattttctGTCGCAGCTGAAAATTTTGGCGATGTTGATACGGTTTTCTCTTCGGAAGTTGATGGAAAAATGGAATATACGTAAGCATGAGCTGGCCTGCTTTCGTCTATCAGCGACGGAGATGACAATTCAGACACAGGAGACGATACTTGAACAGGTAGAAGCGGTTGGTCGATCTCGTTTTGTAATGTTTCCGGTAAAGGTCTTTTAGATATAATTGAAGGAGCATAGGCATCTTCGGGTATAACATCAGGATCAAGAGGGTATAAGCCAGTGGCTTTGAATCCATTTGTTATATTGGTTTGCGTTATACATTTCGGCCATGTTCGcgagaaaattttattaaatgcaaCTTTGTTTAAAGTCCTCTCTAGAGAATTGCTTAGGTAGTTCAACACTTCTTCATCCCAGTGATGTTCGAAAGACCGATTAACTGATTTGTCCAGAGGTTGGAGTTCGTGCGTAGTGTTAGAAGGTAAGCAATACAGcactgtattatttttatctgctTCTTCCAGAGCCTCGTATGTTAAATGACACTTTGCACCATCAAAGATAAGGAGACACTTACCGGGTGCTTTATGTTGAGCAAAATGTTGAATGAACTCTACGAACAAGCTACTGGTCATGCTGCCTTTGGGTGCCATGCTCACCTTTGTTCCATGTGGCAAATTTGATCCTAATTCTGATCTGTACCTAAttcctttaaaaataatcattggAGGTATGGCATTACCGACAGCATTTACACACATTGCTATAGTAACGTTCTCAGCGTGCTCCGGAGCAACAAGATGTACTCTGGTGTTTCCTTTTTCTGCCAAAACTACATTTTGTTTGTGAACCGTAATGCGACACCCCTTTTCATCCATGTTATACAAGCGTTCTGGATGTGCATTAATGTCTAACTCTTCATAAAGTTTTTTCACTTCTTCAAAATGATGTTTCACAATGGGCTTATTCATTTTTTGGGCTCTAGCTGGATTCATTAGCTGGGGTTTTCTTTTTGATATTGATGGGTTTcgaattaaaaacattttaagccATTTGCGTCCAGCCATTCTTGTAGACATATTGAACGAATGCTTGATTTTGAACCtctcacaaaataaaaaggctTGTTTCCGAATAAATTTAGGAGTAAGTGGTATACCCAGTTTTGCAAAACGT containing:
- the LOC128672742 gene encoding uncharacterized protein LOC128672742, which gives rise to MSGSKPRKRGSTWDEDSLRRAMEAVQNNELNTNAAALKFNIPRRTLRNHLLSGNSTKIIGKTTILTKELEEDLSQRIKRFAKLGIPLTPKFIRKQAFLFCERFKIKHSFNMSTRMAGRKWLKMFLIRNPSISKRKPQLMNPARAQKMNKPIVKHHFEEVKKLYEELDINAHPERLYNMDEKGCRITVHKQNVVLAEKGNTRVHLVAPEHAENVTIAMCVNAVGNAIPPMIIFKGIRYRSELGSNLPHGTKVSMAPKGSMTSSLFVEFIQHFAQHKAPGKCLLIFDGAKCHLTYEALEEADKNNTVLYCLPSNTTHELQPLDKSVNRSFEHHWDEEVLNYLSNSLERTLNKVAFNKIFSRTWPKCITQTNITNGFKATGLYPLDPDVIPEDAYAPSIISKRPLPETLQNEIDQPLLPVQVSSPVSELSSPSLIDESRPAHAYVYSIFPSTSEEKTVSTSPKFSAATENRKVILVPYSPSTDASDMELDNSVNDQCGHILRTSVDRFNDADTIDEALPSLYDNPVPSTSGLQENYDYSSPESDLELNLSESFIKNNYMSKLQISELYTSSSSSHEDPDQKERITPKKQLIRPKTKAQKKCHEISPSGSSDDDEPLIHLIQEKSFHTFLPTPNYAKIKSTRPRQKAINYKGQRIVKDLFKTEVKKDELKQTISKKKEKSTSKREQKKKNTNENDSIKLLKRKAQQQNSKRVKKESKRLKTGSKRLIDKRSAEGEEKEWYCHACGECRIEVMRQCSECQKWYHEECVGLTKKDLAFLCSDCD